The window TGGCGTGGACTGTAGCACGGGCACATGCATGGAGATCACTTCCGTATTCTCAGAGATAATCACTAATAGCCTGAAAGATGAACAATGTTAATTCAAATTCTTCTAGCTAAAAAAATGGTTATAGTGTAACAGATTATTTATTCTGGAAGAAACTGAGTCACGGCAGAAACACATAGGATAAAATGTCTACAGTAGATGATAACAATCACTTGCATAATATATTCTCACTACAGTAATCTATGGATTTAGCTTTTACTGAAGGTAATATCACCAATATACTGACATAAGAGGATAAAAAGGGACCTTGCATTATCTACCTTGTCTGACGGGACCGAAATATGTAAATGAAATTTTAAACAATATACATGGTCACTTTCTGCAGTCAGACCTACCAAATCTATGCAACCAACCAATCAGGAAAACTTTATGGTCCGAAACAAGCACACGCACAATGATTACCATGGTAGGGACAACACATTGTCCATCAGAACTTTGTAAAGAGGACAATTTTGATTTAGCTTCATCCATTCagatatttctttctttctctGTGGCTTAAGATACAATAGTTCCAGTTAGACAGCTGTGCCTGTACTCTATAGTCCttgcaatgacataaaaaaattcATGTGTCAAGATAAAGCTACAATGCTGTACTGACACCTTGATAACAAGATAAATGATGAAGTATGAGACTCAGAGGAACTGAAGTATCTCACAGATAGTGATACAGCATAATCATCAAAGGGTGGTATTCATGAGGAAGTATCTTGGATTGAATACCATAACATTCAGGAGAGTGCAAACAATTCATTGCAGTCACATGAGACAACTCAGGgcagtgttggatttgccatgtgtcCAGTTTCAACTGTGTTATCAGATAAAAGCACATAGAGAATTTCAATGTCAATACTCAATAGCAGCCACTTGGATCTCCTTTAATATCCATATATGCTTATTTGCCGATGCAGAAAAAAAAATTAATGCGATAAATGAAGCTAAAGAGTAGAACTAACTAGGATGAGTTTCTTTAagccgggaagatggacaggacAAAAGTGTCTCACTGCCATTGAAAACAAGATAAATGATTAGTATGAGCTACGGATTGCAACATTAAACTCGGAGGAATTGAAgtgtcttatggatagtgatacagTGTAATCATCGGAGGGTCATATTCATGACTCATGAGGAAGTATTTTGGATTGAATACCATAATAAACTGAGGATACAACATTCACTATAATCTCACAGGAGACTCCCCAGGACATTGTTGTTTAGGAAGTGATTTGTCATGTGGCAAGTTTGAACTAAGTTATCAGATAAAAAGCACATACAGCAGTCGAATGGAAGCAATCTATGTCAAAAGCAGCTTCTTGGATATCCTGTTATATTCCATATTATGTTATAAAGAAAGCTGAAGAAGATTTATTAAGGTGGACAGAATTAAGGTAACAAAGTTGAActtggatgagtttctttaggctgggaagatggacaaggtaaaaGTGTCTCACTGCCATTGAAAACAGAACAGTATATTGGTACtctctccgtaaagaaatataagagtgtttagatcactactttaattGGTAAGAGATTTAAAGTACAAACAATTCAGGTGGGGCTGCCTGAACAATCATGATAGAGCTCTCCAGTGTGATTGGCATTTCCACATGTATACTATTTTTTTAAGGAATACTTGTAGTAAGATGACAAAGCCAGAGCACAAAAACTATGCAGCAAACTTAATCAATTACATGGAGTGCCTTTTTTTCAGCTTTCTTAAGGTAGAAGTCATAAAAGCAGAGGATGCACAATTGTTAACTGTCGGAAGCAAGAAGCACCACAATGATATTTCCAGTCCAGAAATTGTTAACTGTCTGAAGCAAGAAGCACCGCACTGATATTTCCAGTCCAGAATGTCTCAGATTACCAATACTATACAACTAAAAACTGGTACCAAGATTGACTGTAAACAAATATGAAGAAGTTGAGCAAGTGTTGCAAAATTGTCATATTATTCTAGCCATCAAGCAGAAGACGAACAAATATCAGATGATCTTTTTGCAGTGTACTTTCAGCAGCAAGAATGAACTAGAAACATCAACACCTTAAACTTCTTAGATAGACAACATTCTAGCACAAGCATAGTTTCACATACACTGCCAGGAAGACAGACAGAGCTAGTACATTGGGTCCATAACTCCATTTCACTAAGCAACCTTGCAAATGCTGCTGGAATTGCTTCTGGAATTCAAATGAGACTCCATCCTATCTCACTGAGCAACCTTGCAAATGTCCTCATACTCAATGGCCTTGAGAACTTTCCCATCATAGAGACCCTTCTCAACCTGCAGTTTGGCAGAGAATCTCTCCGTGTCCACTGAGAGCAACCTTGCATTGGAGCCCCGGTAAGCCCCGTTAACGATCCGCACCAGCCCGCCAATCTGCGGGAGGACAGTCTCAAGCTCATCTTGGTCGACCCTGAGAACATGCTTGCTCTCCAGCATCTCAATCTCCCCGACATACTTATCAATCACCCTCTTCACCAATCCCTTCTGCTTGTAGTACCCCTTTTCGGCCAGCGACTTGCTCATCACCTTGACAACGATACCAGGGCACAGCCAGTAGTCCTTCCGGTTGCTCCGCTCCTtggccttctcctcctccttcatcAGATCATCGATCGCCGACCTCCTGGTGTCCGTTGCCTTCCCTGCAACTTTCGCCTTCTTGTtgggcacctcctcctcttcctcctcgaagCCAAATTTCATCTTTGGCTTATCATCAAAAGGATTAATCTTAGGCGGCGGCGCAGCCCGCTGGAGCGCAATCGCAATCTTCCCAGTTGGCTTGTTGGCCTCTTTCCCATCCTCCTGATGTTCCTCCTGATCATCCTCGTCTGATCCCGAATACTCATCATCATCGCTGCCGAGGTCATCATCAGCACTAGCATCATCGTCTTCTTCGCCATTAGCCTGCGCTTTCTGGGCGCGCTCGATCTGCCGGGCAATCATGAGCTCCTGCCGCTCGTCCTCGGCAAGGTCGGACTTGACCCTCTTGCGCTTGAGCCTGGCCTTGATGGCCTGCTCCGAGTCGCGGTCGATGTAGGTGATGAACCAGCCCTTGGGCGTGTCCTCGACCTTGGCGtggccctcgcggccgaggaactTGACGAACTCGGTGAGAGTGGCCCAGCGGGTGGAGTTCATGTGCACGTGGTGGCGGTCGGCGATGAACTCGTTGTAGATGACGGTGGCGGCGACGCGGGAGCTGCGGTGGGCGCGGCGGAGCAGGGTGAGGAACTCCTCGAGGAACTCGTCGGAGAAGCCCTCGACGACGCGGTCGGGGGCCTGGCCGAAGATGGCCATCTGCCGCTGGTGCGACTCCGACATGCAGTGGCACTTGAAGCCGTTCTCGTCGCGGCACTGCTTCTGGCACATCTGGCAGTACCACCGGAGCTTCTGCAGCCCCTTGGCCTTGATCCGGTTCGCGATCGCCTTCGGCGTCAGGAAGTCGCTCTTCCCCATCGCGCCGCCTGCGCCGCCGGGAACGtgcggaggggagggaggggtttgCGAGGGGCTTGGAGGGGCGCGCGGCGAGTGGGGGCGCGGGGTTTGGGTTGGTCGGCGGGCGGCAGCGGTGGTTGACGGCCGGAGAGATCCGAGAGGGCAGGGAAGCGGTGGATTAGGGATTGGGGATTGGACTGTGGAGTCGGTTTGGAGACGTGGGGATCTCGAGGACTTATTAGCAAACCAGCACGTACCCAATCTGACACGGTGGCTAACGCGTATACGACTCGGACATGCATACAATTTTTTTTCACGAATACGCAAAGTTTGTGCATTTTTCCAAGAAATATTTTCA is drawn from Triticum dicoccoides isolate Atlit2015 ecotype Zavitan chromosome 6B, WEW_v2.0, whole genome shotgun sequence and contains these coding sequences:
- the LOC119322710 gene encoding KIN17-like protein, giving the protein MGKSDFLTPKAIANRIKAKGLQKLRWYCQMCQKQCRDENGFKCHCMSESHQRQMAIFGQAPDRVVEGFSDEFLEEFLTLLRRAHRSSRVAATVIYNEFIADRHHVHMNSTRWATLTEFVKFLGREGHAKVEDTPKGWFITYIDRDSEQAIKARLKRKRVKSDLAEDERQELMIARQIERAQKAQANGEEDDDASADDDLGSDDDEYSGSDEDDQEEHQEDGKEANKPTGKIAIALQRAAPPPKINPFDDKPKMKFGFEEEEEEVPNKKAKVAGKATDTRRSAIDDLMKEEEKAKERSNRKDYWLCPGIVVKVMSKSLAEKGYYKQKGLVKRVIDKYVGEIEMLESKHVLRVDQDELETVLPQIGGLVRIVNGAYRGSNARLLSVDTERFSAKLQVEKGLYDGKVLKAIEYEDICKVAQ